From Carnobacterium alterfunditum DSM 5972:
GTCTTTACGCACCGTTCTGCCGGTTATAATATTCGTATTGCCTTGATCGCCTCTTTTTGTATAATACTGCATGCTGATTCCCCCAGTTCTTTCATCATTTGATTATACCTACTTAAGATAGATTGTGCCGGTTTATTTTTAAAGAGTCCACAAATTAAAAATAGTTATCTAAAAGCTTCTTAACCATAACTGAATCCTATAAGCCCAATTTGGAACGCTTATTAGAACTTAACTGTTAAAGCTGGACTGGTCGGATTTATTGTAACAGATACAGATTGGAAATGGATGGCAAAAAAGACTGTCCCTTCATTTTTTTCACTAAAATTTGGTTCACGTTTTGTAAATGCCAGTTTTATTTCCTCCGATAATGGTTCCATGCATCGTTCAATAACAGCGTTTTGCACACGAATGTACTCGTATTTAGACTTGATAATAGTTGCAAAAGCTACGACCGGATTTGCAGTAAATTCAACGACTTTTTGTT
This genomic window contains:
- a CDS encoding pyridoxamine 5'-phosphate oxidase family protein, with the translated sequence MNLIETYNGILNENNYLALATSVEGEANVRVVNYYENPAVPGILYIRTKNDKQKVVEFTANPVVAFATIIKSKYEYIRVQNAVIERCMEPLSEEIKLAFTKREPNFSEKNEGTVFFAIHFQSVSVTINPTSPALTVKF